One region of Sphingomonas abietis genomic DNA includes:
- a CDS encoding glutaminase, whose protein sequence is MDLPAILARIVAEMRDAPDRGAVARYIPSLAGVDPARFGIAIVTADGDTFMGGDANIGFSIQSISKVFSLTLALGKVGDRLWERVGREPSGNSFNSIVQLEAEKGIPRNPFINAGAIVLADVNLAGHLPREAIGELLQFVRYLAADDSIAIDEAVARSEEQTGERNRALAHFMKSYGTVQHEPDPVLGTYFHACAIEMSCRQLAQAGRFLMLGGRHPEGGNVVSARRARRILSLMLTCGHYDASGDFAFRVGMPGKSGVGGGILAVVPGRASIAVWSPGLNPSGNSQLGGLALERLAEATGWSIFGH, encoded by the coding sequence ATGGATCTTCCCGCCATCCTCGCCCGCATCGTCGCCGAGATGCGCGATGCGCCCGATCGCGGTGCGGTGGCGCGCTATATTCCCAGCCTCGCCGGCGTCGATCCGGCGCGCTTCGGCATCGCGATCGTCACCGCCGACGGCGACACTTTCATGGGCGGCGATGCCAATATCGGCTTCTCGATCCAGTCGATCTCCAAGGTCTTCTCGCTCACGCTCGCGCTGGGCAAGGTCGGCGATCGGCTATGGGAGCGGGTCGGCCGCGAGCCTTCGGGCAACAGCTTCAATTCCATCGTCCAGCTGGAAGCCGAGAAGGGCATTCCGCGCAATCCGTTCATCAATGCCGGCGCGATCGTGCTGGCCGACGTCAACCTCGCCGGGCACCTGCCGCGCGAGGCGATCGGCGAACTTCTCCAGTTCGTCCGCTACCTCGCCGCCGACGACAGCATCGCGATCGACGAGGCGGTGGCGCGTTCGGAGGAGCAGACCGGCGAGCGCAACCGGGCACTCGCCCACTTCATGAAGTCCTATGGCACGGTGCAGCATGAACCCGATCCCGTGCTGGGCACCTATTTCCATGCCTGCGCGATCGAGATGAGCTGCCGCCAGCTGGCCCAGGCCGGGCGCTTCCTGATGCTCGGCGGGCGTCACCCGGAGGGCGGCAATGTCGTCTCCGCCCGACGTGCGCGGCGCATCCTGTCGCTGATGCTGACCTGCGGCCATTATGATGCGAGTGGGGATTTCGCCTTTCGCGTCGGGATGCCCGGCAAATCCGGCGTCGGTGGCGGCATCCTCGCGGTGGTGCCGGGCCGGGCGTCGATCGCCGTCTGGTCGCCCGGCCTCAATCCCAGCGGCAATTCGCAGCTGGGCGGGCTGGCCCTCGAGCGGCTCGCCGAGGCGACCGGCTGGAGCATATTCGGCCATTGA
- a CDS encoding trimeric intracellular cation channel family protein, giving the protein MHPHIPIPALSPLLPWLDYAGLAVFAASGALAAARERQTIVTACFFACVTGIGGGTTRDLLIDAPVFWMHDAVPLAICLGVAAAVWLSPRRWWPEKALDWCDAVGLAAYAVYGAGKALSFGIPPLPAAVMGVVSACMGGIIRDVVAGVPSIILRPELYVTAAALSAGLFVGLTLLGLPAPMPAMIAAIAGFALRAAAIARGLALPAYKG; this is encoded by the coding sequence ATGCATCCGCACATTCCCATCCCCGCACTCAGCCCGCTGCTGCCATGGCTCGATTATGCCGGGCTCGCCGTGTTCGCGGCGTCCGGCGCGCTGGCGGCGGCACGGGAGCGCCAGACGATCGTCACCGCCTGCTTCTTCGCCTGTGTCACCGGGATCGGCGGCGGCACCACGCGAGACCTGCTGATCGATGCGCCGGTGTTCTGGATGCACGACGCGGTGCCGCTCGCCATCTGCCTCGGCGTGGCGGCGGCGGTATGGCTGTCACCGCGGCGCTGGTGGCCGGAGAAGGCGCTCGACTGGTGCGACGCGGTGGGACTGGCGGCTTACGCCGTCTACGGCGCGGGCAAGGCGTTGAGCTTTGGCATCCCGCCCTTGCCGGCGGCGGTGATGGGGGTGGTATCGGCCTGCATGGGCGGGATCATCCGCGATGTGGTGGCCGGCGTGCCGTCGATCATCCTGCGGCCCGAACTGTATGTGACGGCGGCGGCGCTGTCCGCCGGGTTGTTCGTGGGGCTGACCCTGCTTGGTCTGCCGGCGCCGATGCCGGCGATGATCGCGGCCATTGCCGGCTTCGCGCTGCGTGCGGCGGCGATCGCACGCGGGCTGGCGCTGCCCGCCTATAAGGGATGA
- a CDS encoding GNAT family N-acetyltransferase produces MSVTIRPVRVGDAEAIAAIYAPYVTDTAITFELDPPDAAEMRARIERITLTHPWLVAERDGVVAGYAYGAPYRTRSAYRWVAETGIYVSREARGGGIGTPLYRALLDELERRGFVAAMGVMTAGNPASSALHERLGFIDTGTQPGIGYKHGGWHDVVFWQKDLAARTTEPAGTT; encoded by the coding sequence GTGAGCGTGACGATCCGGCCCGTCCGGGTCGGAGATGCCGAAGCGATCGCCGCGATCTACGCGCCCTATGTCACCGACACGGCGATCACCTTCGAACTCGATCCGCCCGACGCCGCCGAGATGCGGGCACGGATCGAGCGGATCACCCTCACCCACCCCTGGCTGGTGGCCGAACGAGACGGCGTGGTGGCGGGCTATGCCTATGGCGCGCCCTATCGCACCCGCTCCGCCTATCGCTGGGTGGCCGAGACCGGCATCTACGTGTCGCGGGAGGCGCGCGGCGGCGGCATCGGCACGCCGCTCTATCGGGCGCTGCTGGACGAGCTGGAACGGCGCGGCTTCGTCGCCGCGATGGGCGTGATGACGGCCGGCAACCCGGCGAGCAGCGCGCTGCACGAGCGGCTGGGCTTCATCGACACCGGCACCCAGCCCGGCATCGGCTACAAGCATGGCGGCTGGCACGACGTGGTGTTCTGGCAGAAGGATCTCGCGGCGCGCACGACGGAGCCCGCAGGGACGACCTGA